The DNA window GAAATGGAAATGGTACTTAACTATAGGGAAAAACTATCACAGCAATAATGTAAAGTAAAAATCTATTGAAATAATACTTTTCACCAATTAGACTGACAAAATGACATCCTGAAGGCCCTTCCCAGGTAGCATTTGGTGAAATAAACACATTAACATGCTGTTTTTCTGGTAGGAATGCAAATGACACACCTCAtgtgaagcaatttggaagcAAAGTCATTTGTCTTTTCATCCAAAAGTCCCACTAGGGAATTTATATTATAAACACTATTGCATACAATTGAAGGCGGGAGAGATATTTGCACCAtttagaaaagtaaaatattGGGAAAAACTCAGAACAGGATGGGATCAATAAACTGTGCTATGTTCCCACAGTGGAATAATATTAAATGCTAAAAAATTAATAAGATGCTTGGAAAGATCTTGAAGATAAATCATTAACTGGAAAAGAGCAAGCTGCAAAACTGCATAGACATATTCTACCCCCTGACCAACAAAGGTGGGAAACGAGAATTATACATTTGTTTAGTTGATTTTTTACAAAGAAACATGGGAAGGATACAAAAGAAACTTGTAAGAGTGAATACCTATGAAGGATGAATGGGCAAGGGCAGGGACAGTGAAAATACAGGTTGCATCTCTCGGTATTAACTTCATTGTGTTATTTCCATTTTGAGACTAGATAACTATACTatttaaaattaaacttaaattaataaaatttaaacaagaaagagaaacaaaatattactttgaataGTATACGAAAATATCCTACTTAAAAAAGCAATGCTGACTTAATTTACAAAGCCATTGTTTTTTTCCAAAGAGAATCATTTTATATAAGGAGCAAATTCATGGTCATGAATTCAGGGATCAGTGGAATTCCtagtcctgtaggaagcttgggagAAATGCAGACTTCTAATGAAACCTTATGAGCTTGAGTTAAAATCTCTATGATTAGGTTTACCaacatatttaaattaaaaaacggAGAAAATTCTCCTGGGTATTTCTGTCACAGTGCCAAGCATGGGACCCATAGTTGGTTCCCTGATGGAAACTGGACAGGTGTAAGCCCTGGAGAATATCAGAGTGCTAGCCAGGGGTGCCCTAAACTGGGTACAGGGCCTGGGTCTTAGAATTTAGTAAAGAAAGTGGGAGACATCTGTTTATTTGCCTCATTAATTGTGACAGATCTCACACCACCAACAGCCTGAATAAAAGGTCGATTGCTTCCATTGATTGCAAAGTAGTTAAGttctcttatttattttctttcttcattgagGCATAGACTTTACTTTGATCTATTTTCAAGTAGATCTGTTTTCCTTAATCATCCCTTTTGCCTATCAATAATTTACCCGCTAAGTTAGTTTCCCTTTAATCATCCGAGGACCTTAATCCCAACTAGTCTTATGATATCATAGTATCTGAATGAGCTTTTCTTAGTTTTGCTTCTTTGGACATTGGGCCCTAATGCACACACAGCtcgctcttccttccttccttccttccttccttccttccttcccccccccccctctctctctctctctctctttctttctttctttctttctgccagGTAAGAGTAGTATACACGGGTTGATTTGAGGCCATGCATCTATTTGGGCAGCAGGAGGCACTCTTTCCTTATTTTTTAGAGCTCAGTACATGCAATCTGGGCTTGGCCACTTGAGGGGGTCAGAAGAATGTGAAGAGCGCTCCTGGGGACAGGAGAGGGACGCAGGATCTTTCTGAAATTGTATATTGTGGGGCAAGGGGGAGAGACTGGGACACATACAATTAACATTTTACACATCTGTAATTCTTGAGAATGCTCAAACATGTTCATAGGTTTGTTTCAAACTCTTTCCCCCCACCCACTCAATTTTTTGAGTTGAagagataaaaattaaagagGCTAAAATGAGCTGCCCAGTGATGAGAAAGAGATGACACCCCTACTCCAGACTTGAGTTCCCTGCCCTCCGGGAAGCCTACCCCCTGCATCCCAATCTGACTGAGCTCCCACAGACCCCACTTACGACTAGGAGAACTTGGACAGGTTACCACACTGCTATAAACTCCAGTCTCCTTATTAAAatgagaataacaacaaaaacagcaacaaaaataaTAACCACCTCATGGGACTGCTGTGAGCACTAAATGATATAATACATCTGAAGATTTATCCTGGTGCCTGAATACAGTCAGTAAAACCACGAGCTACTACTATTCTTTTCATAAAGTACAGGCTTAGGGATTTCTCTACCACACTGGATCTCAAACTTTCATGTGATCAGAATGACCACCCAGAAGATGTGTTAAAATGCAAGTTCTTGGGCTCCATTCCAGAACTTCTGACTCAGTGGGTCTGGCGAGGGGCCCAGCATTTTCATTTCTCCCAAGGTTCCTGGTGATTCTGGTGCTGTGTTCCAGGGACCGCTCTTTGAGAACCATTCTTCTGAaagtttccttcttttctcaGGACCTGTTTTTCCTTTTACTCTTTCTTCATCAATCACTAGGTGCTTATTGTATCCTGGGATTTGTCTGATCACTGGAGATATCTGCATGAGTAGGGCCTGATCTCTTGTCAAAGTCCATGCCAGGATCAGCTCAGCCACTGTCTGGGCACCATGGGCAGAAGCATGGCAGAAGTGGGCAGAGAGGGAGGATGCCTGACTCAAGTCCAAGGCCATTGGGACCAGCATCAGGATGGAAAGAGAAGGAGGCATCAGGGAAGAGTTTTCTGAAGAGGCTGGAGAGAATGAGGCAGGACATCCTTGCCGATGGAGTCATGATGTCCAGAGATAGAGGCTAGAGGTGCATGGCTTGTTGGAAGAGCCACCAGGACTTCTGAGTGTTGGAGGAGAGCTGCAGAGCATCAGGCAGAACAAGGACCCTGCATTTCCATTATAAGGAGATTCACTCTGAGTGATGTGAGAAGCCAAGAACTGTGTGAACCAGGTACAATGAGCAGGAGCAGCTGAGCTGCGTGGAAGGGAGCAACAGGGGGAGCCCCTCAGGAGGTTCAGGGAGTCAGGAAATGGGCTGGAGAGACTGGTCTCATCACTTCAGATGGACATTGCAGCAGGAGAGAATGGGAGGCAGGACAGTGTGCACATAGGCAGATGAGGTGTTCCCCGGGTCGACCATCTGCTGGGTGTTGGGCATGGGCAAGCTAATAACCTTCTCTTAGCCTCTGCTTTCCATCTGCACCACTGGAATAAAAGCCACTCTGGAAGGGAGAGAACTAAGTGTGCAAACACCTCTAAAGCCCTCAGGATTGTGTGTACACAATGGTGTATACATATTACGTGGATGAACCAAAGGCAGACCTCTCAGGCTGTGACTGATGGAGACCTAGCGAGCTCTGCTCTCCTTCCAGACCCTGGGCAGGTGGTTGGGAAATGGCTGATGGGCTCTTCTTTAAGTCGGACATCTGCAGGTAGGAGGGAGTGCAGCACTTTGTCCACAAGAATATGGGTGAGGGCACTGGAAGCTGAGGTGGTCAGGGCTGAGGTTTGCCTAGCTGTGTTTGCTCTGGGTACAAAGAGGTTCCTGCTGAGAAGACAGGATCTTACCTACCAACCAACTGCACACGCATCAGCACAATCAAGACCCACCCGAGCACCAAGGTCAAGGAAACTCTTTTTACACACCTCTGGGAAACgcatttttcttgagaaaatagaTCATCCTGCCTGTTgcgtcttattattattattattattattattattattatttgggttTCATGTCTTCATATGCTGTGATCTAGTATTCCCTGGAGATTATTTTGAGAACTGGGGTCTCTGCTCATCATCTCTCAGGAGAGAGCTCTGTCTGACCTCAGACTGGAGGATGCTTTTGAGACCAAAGGTTCTGGAGGAGCAGGCACAGACACAGGCAGTGAGGATAGAGCAATTTTATTGGCAAGGTGACTTCAGAGGGACAGGCATAGGGACTTTAATTGGCAGCGATGGTTTGCTTGATCCAGTCCACATAGTTGCACACCCTGGTATAGACTCCAGGATTGTCCTTCAGGGCACAGCCATAGCCCCAGGAGACAATTCCCTGAAGCTGACCATTGCAGACCACAGGGCCACCGGAGTCACCCTGGAGAGGAGGGTTGAGTAAATAGGACGTGAAGAGGAATATAGCTACACTTGCTCTGAACCTCAAAGACCCACCCAGCTGGGTGGCTCCATATCTTTCTCACAGGGACCCATTCTCTGTCCTTTCTAAGGAGCTGGCATGCAGCAGCCCAAATGAGCCTTCCCACCCAGCCTCACCACACTTGGGTATTCAGATTCTACTCCCAGGTGGGACCTGGGTGCTGGCTAGGATCTTGACATGTGGAGGGGCCAAATCACCTGGCAAGAATCCTTTCCTCCCTCCAGGAAGCCTGCGCACACCATGTTGTTGGTGATCTGTCCAGGGTAGGCAGCTTCACACTGAGCCTGGCTCAGCAGCGGGGCCCGCAGGCATTGCAGCAGGTCTGGGTAGTTGACTATAAGGGGCggaaaatgaaggaaagaaaaaaacatgagccGGGCCAGGTTGGAGAAGAACGATCCAGCGGGCCACTCCTGGAGAGGAACTCAAGAATGCGAGACCCAGAAAGGAACAATGGCTTTCGGTTCCCATCCCTGCGGATCCCCTTCTTAGATGTAATAATGGCATGTTCTCTACTTGTGTTCTTTTGGTTCTAGGATCAACTCTTTGGGACTTCGCATCTCTTGGTATCCACTACAGAGCCCTGGGTGTAGTGGGCACTTATAGGGGATTTGTAGGCTGGAAGCAAAGGGGCTCACACTCAGGAACATGATTGGAAAGTGTGGAAATGTGGGGATGGAGGGGAGTAGGAGGTGAAGGGTCCCACTCACCACCAGAGCTCAGGGTGTTGCCCCAGCCAGAGATGAGGCACTGGGTGCCCGCAGGTGCACAGGAGGTGGGCAGAGACACAGTGGCCACCCGGGTGTTGATGGTGGCAGGAGAGGCGAGCTTGATCAGCATGATGTCATTGTCCAGGGTCCGGCTGCTGTAGCTAGGGTGGCGGATGACCTTGGCCGAGTTGATGAACTGCTCATTCCCCTCGATGACTTCGATGTTGTGCTCTCCCAGTCTCACCTGGATGCGACTGTTGGGAAGACGCCTGCTGAGGGTTTCTCCCCAGAGCCCAGGACACCCCAGGGGGCTCAAGCTCCCTGTTCATGGGCGACTCTGGAGGCGTGGCCTGGAGTATGTGACAATGTCCGAGGAGCAGTGGGGCAGGAGTGGGCGAGTCCTGCTGTGAGACCTGGGCCCTTTCTGCTTCCGAGGTGGTGgtgtggagggggatgaggtgaaGGACTGTGGTTGGTGACTCCTCCTCACACTACTGTCCCATAGCCCCTTCACTCAACCAGAGGTTGTGGACCCCAAAGAGGGACCTGAGGTTCCCTTTGTGAACTACCCGCAGGGACCAatgctctccctctccctctggcAAGCACTGTCATTCTGCAGGAGCTCATCAGTGTGTGGCCCGGGGACCCGCAGCAGCAGTGTCACCTGAGAACCTGTCGGAAATACTCAGTGCCCACCCCAGACCACTGAACCAGAACCTCAGGGATGGTCCTGGTGATCTGGGTTTTCACAAGCCCTCTAGGAGATTCCAATCCCACTCAGGTTGGAGAAAACCTGGTGGAGACATTGGTTCTCAGTTCTGGGTACAGAAAGAAGTGTTAAAAACTCAGCAGTAGTTACAACCCTAAGGCTGAGTTGGCTGCTCTGCTATAGGACCCAGGCattcaagttttatttatttatttttaactggttCTTAGGTGGTTTTAATGTGCAGCCAACTGGCAGGAAAGTGCTTGTGCAAGGTCCCTGCCTGCCCTCCTCACaggttcttttttgttgtttgtttggaggtaccagggattgaactccggggcactcaaccaccgagccacatccccagccctttttgtattttatttagagacggggtctcactgagttgcttaacgcctGGCTTtttgctttgaactcacaatcctcctatcttTGCCTCCCAAGCCgccgagattacaggtgtgtgccaccgtgcctgaccTCACTGGTTCTCACCACCACAAAATATCCCTCCCTGCTGTTACAACACCTAGCCTTTCAGTTTTAGGAATGTCTTTGGGGTAGAAGGCTCTCTACCTTGGGCCGCCTCTCTTCATGCTCAGCTCCAGAAGTCAGTGGCTCCCAGTGACTTCTCCCTCACCTTCTCCACCCACATTACGACCTCAGCACTTCCTGGGACTGGCCCAGGCCCTCCAAGGAGACTGGGGCTGTGGAGCCTGCCACCAGGAGCCCATCACTTACGACTTGTAGCAGTGAGCGGCAGACACCACCCATTGCTGGTTGATGAGGGAGCCTCCACAGAAGTGGTAGCCTGAGTTCAGAGACACCTGGTAGGGGACGGAATTCTCCTGACAGGTGTAGCCCCCGACAATCTTGTCATCGTCATCAATGGGGAGAGCAACTAgagtggagacaggaagggagaaATCAATTTAGCAGGTTGTGGAGGGCAGAGCCCACAGCCCTGTGGCCGCCTCCTGCTAATTCAGATTCCTTAATGAGCACAGCAACTACAGCCAAGCAGGGAGCTGCCACGCCTGTAGGCATCACAGGTTATAGTGTCCCGAGGGCCTGCATCTGCAAGACGCAGAGCAGATACCCTACAGGGGCTCAGAGTTCTTTGGGGGGAACTGAGGTGAGAACACAAGAAATGTACTTAGTGGGATACACGTCAGAATTGCATTGTCTCACCCACAGAGGGCTTCTCTGTCATCGTCCTAACTCCACCTCCCATGGCTATGTGAGCCCAGGGTTCTCAGGATGGTTTGGCCTGGCTGGCTAAGTAGCCCTGGTTATACCCAGCCCCTACCATAGCTCAGATCTGTACACTGAGGAGAGATTAGAAAGTGGCCTTTGGTCTCACATAGGTAGGAGGCACTGTTATTGACCAATAGGACAATGATTCTTAACTTTGGCTGTATACCTGGGAATCTTAAAGCACCTGGGAAATTAAAAAATCCAACATAGAGGCCCAAATTGAGACACATGAAGTCAGAATTTCTAGGAGAGACACACTCAAGCAGCTATGCCAGAACTACATAGCCACACCTAGGGCTGCTGGTGCATTTCATGGACCGCCTGCACCTGGCCTCCCTCACCAGCCTCTCTGACACAGATGGAGGAGGATGGTGGGAGTGGAATCAGGGAGAACATGAGAGAGGCAAGGCTTACAGAGAGCCCAAGAAACGGGTAAGGAGACTTGCAGGTCACGGGAGAGAACATCAAAGTGAATGGGAAATAGGAGAGTCCGCCATGATGGCAGGGCAGGTGTCTTCCAGGAGAGAGGTGGGCAGGGCCCGAGGCAAAGCAAGACATGGAACTCACCAGCGGCTCCCACAAAGGCCAGGATCAGGAGTGCATTCATGGTGGCAGAAGTGTGTGAGAGCAGGTGGTGGAGAGGCGCCTTTATACCTCCCCAGTGAGGGAGAAGAGGGTGTTCGAGATGAAAGGTCACCGACGTCCCTGCACAAACACACCTGCAGCTTTCCCATTCCCAGTCTTGCATCAGCCCGGCTATTTTTTGGCCACTCTGTGGATAGGTGACCTGCAAGTGATAAGAAACTACCTTcgagggaagagagggagagcAGCTGCTTCCTGGAGGGGTACTGGGATGGGGAAGCTGGGGAAGCCAAGCCTCATCTTCACAGCTGGACTTCCTTAGGCTGAGGAGCTAAGGGTTAGGAGGAGGCAAGATGGCCTGGGTACTGGATCCTCTGACCTCATGGGGATTTATTTAACTTACTTGGAGAAAGGCTGACCTCCGTAGCAGGCTTGGCTGTTCAGGATCCTGGAGTCCCTATGAGAGGAAAGGCTTAAGTATGAAGATGCGTCTCTAAAATTGAATTCACTTGGTAGGAAGGCCTAGCGTGAGGCCTTTGGGAACCAGAATTACACCATCAAGAGGTGATGACAGAGCTCTTTAGGCGTCTGGGCTTTCAGCTGGCTCTTCTTTCCAGCGAGTCTTATGGGTGGGGAGTGTTTCAAAGGAGGCAGGGCAAAGGTTAAGTAGGAGATTCCCCAATCCATTAGAAGGATTGAAGACCAATTCCACATCCTTCCTCTCCCTCAGTTTCAGGACCTTTGTCTCACTGCTCATACTGTCATGGGTTCTCTTTAAGCAGCCTCAAAGTTGCCCTGCCAATCTGCACTAAGATGAGTAAAAGTCCGTCTCGGAGAAGACTGTGGGAGCTCGAGTTGTATGCCCGGATTAGAAAGGGTTTGGGAAGAGGTGGATCTGGGTTCTGATCAGAGAATCAGCAATAGGTCCAGACAGGTTAGCTCACTGTAAAGAGGTAAGACACTGGATTCAACAACAAAGACATGGGGGAGGGCAGATTTTGGAGTTTTCCATCTTACATGCAGTGAGACTGTTATGCTAGGTTCAGTACAGAGTGCACCTTCCTAGATAAGACCCAAATTTGAGACCCGCCATGACCATCAGGACCCGGCATTTCAATTCACGAAGGCATAACTTGGCATGAGTGTAGAAGGAGATGGTGTGCATGCTTGTGTCTAATATGTGAGCCAGTGGCCGGCGCAGTCTTCCAGGAtgcttttgtctctcaggtcctctcATCTCAGGGTTGGAGAAGGGGCCAGGAGCGAGCAGAGTTTATGTTTGACTTCTCTAAAAAGTAGAAAAAGTATGAATGTTTTCAAAATGCTGAACAAAGCAAGGAAAGCTCAGCTCCACATCTGGTGCTTGAATTAGAGATGGTACAAAGGATGGAACATGGAGGAAATGGAAACTGAATTGGAGGAAATGCAGTGTGGGGCTCATGGGGTACCTTCAGGTCCCATCCCTGCATGGGAGGCCTGCAGCTCAGCGCTCTCTCCTCCACTCTGCACCCCTTCAAATGCCTCATGGACTCATACCTAAGTGAGAATACTGACTTATTTGCACAATGCCTGACGGCTTTTCAAGAACTTTTGCACCGACAAAAGTGACATATTACTTTTTCTTTGTATTGAATTTCACATTTAACTTCTTACAAAAGTTTTAATCATGAGGTATGCAGAATGAAATTATTTCTATTTACAGAGGTGGTGGCAGAGACTCAGAAGGATTCTGTCTTGCCCAGGAATACATCTAGAAGGGGCAGAGTTGGCCTCTAGGTTACAAAAAGAATGGAAAAGGACGTGAAGTGTGGGATTTGCTGCAGGTGGCATCTTTATGTTTTATTGGGGATCAAGCCAGAGGTCCCCAGAGGAGAAATTATACACCAGGTTCCCTTCTAGCACTTTTCTTCCGGCACAAATAGATCATTGAATTAATATTTCACCAGCCACCTTGTCTCAGAGCCTTACCTTGATATGACCTCCAACTCATTTCCAGTGCATGGACACAAGTTTCTGTGCTCAGAAGCAGCTTGAGTCTGAGGAAGCCAGATTGTGGAGGCAGGATCATAGGTGATTTTTTTCCTATAGTGTCACCTAGCATGCTGCTGTTTTGCCTGCTTGCCATAGGGGGTCCATAGGAGTACTACTTTATAGGATAAGATAGACTTGTCTTCTAGCATCTGTAGGTATCAGGGTGACCTGGATGTGTGACCCAAAGGGAAGTGATCCttggcagaagacaggaaattgaTTTGGGAGAAGGGGAGTTTTGGAGAGGTTCTGCAGTCCTGATTCTGTCTAAAGTGGAACTTCCAAGGGCAAGAAGATTTTTATTTAAAGCTTAAGATTATCCTTCTGATATTTTGTGCTCCTACTTATATAGCCTGAGATCAGTTTTCCTCGAAGTAGTGGGAATTGCCTCAGAGGCAGAGAAGGGAGTCACAGACAAGAGACTCTGTTATCTCATACTCTAAGTTCAGACGAGTAGACTGGGTTCAGAATTCAGCAGCTTAAACTCAATTTGGATGTCTACACAGTTCTTGGTACTGTGTATTGTACCTTTGGATTCCTTTGTCTACACCAGGACATTCCCCTGGCTTGCGTTTGGTGCTTACCATATCAAACCACTGTCCTGTAGTGAAGACAGCAGCGAAGAGTCTCTGTGTGCTCATTATTTGCAAGTCCTTATGGACCTTTTCCATTTTATCATCACAGCCACCTATGGGGTTCCACATTTTGCAGATAATCAAATGGGCTTCTTAGAAGTGAAGTAATTTGCTCAAGTTCATGCAGCCAGTATGCTGGGAAGATGAGATGTAGACCCTGTAGCCCCAACCTAGGCCTGCACGCTCCACCTTCGAACATTGTATTTCCCTTCCTGTGACCTCATCCTCCATACAGCCTCCCCACTAAGGCAGTGGGGAGCATATACTGTTTTCACCTGTTtagagacaaagaatctaaatctTGAAGGTTAAGTCACTTCTCTGGAGTCACTTGAGTAAGGAGTGTAGGAATAATACTGGAATCTCCCCTTCTTTAAACCATGTTTATTTCCATCGTGTTGTTGCATAGTGGAGTCTTTCTGATCTCCCAGTAGTCTGAAAAGAAgactgttttctttttatttatttatttatttattcattagttttaattagctatacatgatagtagaaagttctttgattcattgtacactaaTGGAGCTGAATTTTTCACTTCTTTGGTTGTGCATAAAGTAgtgacaccatttgtgcaatcatacatgtatctagggtagtgacgtctgtctcattccaccatcttttctacccattttccctctctcctcaatcccctttgccctatccaaattTCCTCCACTTATCTCAGGCCCCCCAACACCCACATGCTTTAGCTcccatttatcagagaaaacatttggcccctggttttttgagattggcttatttacttagcatggtattctctaactgcaaatgccataattttattgccTTTTAATGTggagtaatattttattgtgtatatgtaccactgtttctttatccattcatctattgaagaccttctaggttgtttccacaatttagtatttgtgaattgtgctgctatgaacattgaagtggctatgtcactgtattatgctgtttttaagtcttttgggtatagaccgaggagtgggatggctgagtcaaatagtggttccattccatgtttttctAAGGCATCTCTATACTGTTTCCAGATTggtttacaccaatttgcagtgccaccagcaatgtataagtgtgcctttccccccacatccttgccaacatttattgttgcttgtataaaGACTGTATTCTTTTTATAACACTTTTTTATTCACATCTTTATATAATGCCTTTTTATCAAATCCCCCCACATTAGGTTTTTCTCCTCCTGTCCACTACTGCTTGGTCCCAATATCCTGTATCATTCTAGAACCAGATGATTAAATTCCAGACTGTCTTCCCCCtaacctttaatttcttttactcACATCCGTTACTTTTCCCCCAGGCTATCTACCTCTCCCACAGCACTATTTCTCTATTCAATAAGAAATTGTTCTTTTAAATATCTCTTCTGTGAATAACTGAATCTGGATAGTGAAGGGGGTGCTCTGTGTGATCCAGAAAATCTGAAGAGACAGAGGCATTAGAAGCACAGACTGGTCATGGCTAATCAGCACATTAATAGCCCTCTTCTCCTCTTGCCCTGTCTCCTGCTCCCCACCTTAGAGCCATGAAAGCATGCAAAATTAATGCTCAAGGAACTTCCATTTGCATATCTTATTTATTCTTCAAGCCTTATTTACTGTGGAGAGGTAAGTGAGGAAGTCTCTAGCAATGGAAGTTTTAAGGTTGTGTAAGGTCAATTTCTGTGGTGTAACAGTGAGTGTTTCTGTTCGTACTGCAACCATTCCTTGTCCACTCTCTCGGGCCTCTTAGAGATGCTCAAGTGATCCCAGTTTATCAGAGAATAAGCAGCAGAGAGGCCGTGCGGGGTCTTGGAGGAATAACCATGCAGGCTGTTGTTACTGTAAAACCTATGACATGTGTGATGACAGATTTTAATGCAGAACGTGTGTATCTAGTTTTGTAAATCATATTAGATCCAAATTGAACTCCATAAACTAAGTTTGGTGAGAAATCCAATTGGTAAGCCAGACTATGTCTTCTCATTCGGTTCATAAAAAGTCCAGATTGTTTCAACCACTTGGAAAGCAGCCAACTGGTGAACCCATCTCTTCTAGATCAACTTGGCCAGAAGGTTTTTTTGAAAGGCTTCCAAGGTTAAGAACTGAGTGCTATGTCTACACGGGCACCAGCACATTTCCAGTCTGAGGCCCTTGGACCTCAGGACCACTGGGCTGGAGCAGGTTCTGGGCTGGGCCTCCATAGAACCTGTGACATCTGTTGCAGTTCCCAGGCTTGGGGAAGGCAGCATAGGGGGCTTGGCACACACAGTTATGTGCCTTTCTCTTCAAATAGAAATCTTTGCTCAAATACAAAGTTggaagtttctgttttctcctttttagATTAGATTATCTAAGCCCCCAAGACTTTGTAGACTTTTCCTCCAAGGGAGGTACACCATCGCTTAACaaggtttcctttttttttttttgagtcattcttatatactcaataaatatttgctgaatttcTGTGACATTCTAGAAGTTATGGACTCTAAGATGATAGCAATTAAGAACATGGAAAAGTTCTTCACTTTTGTGGCATGTATGTGTGAATCCATACAAGTGAAAAGGTTGAAATGGAAGGCAGAAAATAAATAACTAGataagcatacacacacacattttatttcatgaaatgGTGATTTGATATTAAAACAGAGTAAAGTGGTAATGTGATATGCAGTGCAGTTCAGGTGGTCAGGAAAGTTCTCTTTGGGGAGATGATACTTGAGCTAACACCTGAATAAGAAGGAGTCATGCAAAGATGAGAACAGGAGGGCTTCCGTGGTTCCCTTCTAAGtctataacaagaatcaacacacACAACCTATTCCTTTGTAAAGTTAGAAAACCCTATCATTTTCCATATGGCTTTTGACCTTGTTGTTGGTTTTGATTGAGTAAAAACTGATAACATGAAGGGTGGTCATCAATACATtgacatatttttataaaagtttatatcaatatgtatattttgatattaaatgatatttttagaattttatcatgttAAGAATAAATTCTGAAACAGTATGCATCATATGATATAATGTTATTAAAGCTGAGTATTTTACTATTCCTCACTTTAATAATCTGCCTATATTGTGGTAACACATGCATTTTTAGGTATCTAAAATAGCACAAAGAAtcaattttaataataaataaaatttcctaATAGAGTAATGCCTAATGTCAAGAAAGCAATTCCTATAAGTAAAATGTCAAGTATGGCAATGAACAACACATTTAGGTACTAAGACATTATTTGCTGTCTCTAGAAAGCTCAAGGTTATGTGCTTTCTGTGGACAGTTTCTTATAATAAacccttattttaaaaaatattattatcttcattttatttatgagaAACTAATGTGTAGAGAAATGGTGCACTTGTTCAGGGTTACTCCTATAACATGATGAAGTAGAACCAAGTTTTAAACTGAGGTGTGTCAGTTGACAGAGTTTAAGCTCCTAACTG is part of the Callospermophilus lateralis isolate mCalLat2 chromosome 1, mCalLat2.hap1, whole genome shotgun sequence genome and encodes:
- the LOC143379760 gene encoding trypsin-4; translated protein: MNALLILAFVGAAVALPIDDDDKIVGGYTCQENSVPYQVSLNSGYHFCGGSLINQQWVVSAAHCYKSRIQVRLGEHNIEVIEGNEQFINSAKVIRHPSYSSRTLDNDIMLIKLASPATINTRVATVSLPTSCAPAGTQCLISGWGNTLSSGVNYPDLLQCLRAPLLSQAQCEAAYPGQITNNMVCAGFLEGGKDSCQGDSGGPVVCNGQLQGIVSWGYGCALKDNPGVYTRVCNYVDWIKQTIAAN